The window CAACCGATGTTGCAGTCGCCATGCCGAGGTCGTTGTGGCAGTGGACTGATGCCATAACACGCTTCGGGAGTCTGCCGACAACCCGCTCGACCATGTCAGTGAAGAGCTTCGGGCGATATCTTTCCACTGTGTTGGGCATGTTGATTATATCTGCCCCTGCTTCACAGCACCTGAGAAAAGTTTCTGTAACAAAGTCTATATTCTCCATGCAGTCCCCGAAGTGTTCGGCTGTGAACTGTACCTCGCCTCTTTCTCCCAGAAGCGACCTCGCATATGAGACTGCGCTGACTGCAAGCTCCCGAACTTTAAGAGGAGGCATCCGGAGCACGTTCTCCATTGTGAAAGGGCTCAGAGCCAGAACTATATGTATTCTGGGATTTGCCGCACAGGCTATGCTTTCGTGTGTGGTTTTAATATCGTTCTGCACCGCACGGGTGAGTGCGCCTACCACCGCCTGACTGTCTGCTGATTCCGCCAGTGTTCTGCATGTGTCAAAATCCATTTGTGATGCCGAAGGGAAGCCTGTCTCTATGCGTGAAACACCTAGTTCTCTCAGCAGACCGAACACCTCCAGTTTTTCTTGAAGACTCCATGGTTTCGCAAGGGACTGGTTGCCGTCTCTGAGGGTCGTGTCGTGGAAAACAGGTGTTTTATGTGTCATTTTATTCCTCCGTGGAGCATTATAGACTTGCGGCGGAATAAAAATCTAACGATAATATGACTATGAATACCGATAAACTGACAAGTTTTGCCCCTGTTGAAACTGGGTATATAATCGACAGCCGAAGACCTGCGATAGCATATGAAGCTGAGGTGGTTAATCCTGTCTGTGCCGATGCCCACAGCCACCCCAGAGCGCAGCTTATCTATGCCAGTTCAGGCGTAATGAGGGTGCGCACAGAGGACGGCATGTGGGTTGTGCCGCCAATGCAGGCTGTATGGATTCCTCCGTATGTGGAGCATCAGGTGGATTTCCCGGGGTGTGTGCTCCTTAGAAATCTTTTCTTTGACCCTTCATGTGCAGACAATCTCCCTGAAAAATGTTTTGTTCTGACCGTTACTCCTCTTCTTCGGGAATTGATAGCAAAATTCTGTAAAACGTCTGAACCGGAAAGGCATGAGAGGCTTTCTGCCGTGATAATCGATGAGATCAACTCTGCCGATGAGGAGCCGTTGTGTCTTCCTGCGGCTTCGAGTCCTTCTCTGGTGAAGATCATGGAGCATCTGGAAGCAGACCCTGCCTGCCGTATGACCGTTGACGAGTGGGCGGCAAAGGCCAACACCAGCGGGCGGAATTTTGCCAGAATTTTCCTTAAAGAGACAGGAATGACATTCGGGGCATGGCGGTTACGGCTGAAGATAATAAAGGCCATACAGATGGCCGACAGCGGCAGATCTGTGACTGAGACTGCGCTTGATCTGGGGTATCAGAGTATCAGTGCGTTTATAGAATCGTTTCGCAAAGAGACCGGATATACTCCTTCAAGGTATCTCAGATCTAATGGCTGCTGATAAAATCCGTTATCTGTCTGTGCCATTCGTCTGGGTCGCACTCGCCCACGGGTGACTGAACGCCGAAAAGCAGATCGGGAAGATAACGTGGTTTTTTGCCGCCGTTTGCAACAGCTTTAACGCAGGAGACGCAGTATACCGCAACATCCTCGGCGGGCATTTCGTCGGCACGTTCTTTCATTTTTTCTATGACCTGCTCTTTGGGGAGCACACCGTAAAAGCTGTCGCCGCAGCATTTGCCGTTCGTTTTTGTGCGTTCGGGTTCCACAGGTCCGATATTCATTTTTTTAAGCAGAGAGCGGACGGTTTCGTGCATTGCTGAGTATTGCCTTGTGGGGCATGCGTCCAGAACGGCCATTTTCATTCCGCCGTAGTCGGGGAATATGAAATCCGGGTCACGGTCTATAAGATCCCACAGGGTAATGGCGGATACCCCTTCGTAAAGTGTGTCGTATCTTTTTACGCATCCTGAACAGACGCAGACTATCTTCGTTTCTTCACCGAACTCCGGCTTGTGGTGACAGCAGGTGGTGTGGATATCCTCTATGTTGTATCTGCGGAAAAGATAGGCCGATATCTTCTCGCCCAGTTCGGGGTTAAGGATGAAGAGTGCACAGCCCGGTGCGAATACTGTTTTCATATGCTTTTCTCCTGCTTTATTTTCAGACAGATTACAGCTTATCCGCTCATGTTTCCACCCGATTCTTGCGGAAAAAAGAATGATGCGAAAAGTCCCGTGGGATATAGTGCGGCGGTGCCTTACGGTTCCAGTTTTCTGTTGACATCGGCTGTCTTTCTGATAGTTAAGATGTTCTGATATGGAAGGTGCAGAGATGAATACCGAGCCTGAGATCAAAAAAGACCCGGCAGAAACTTCTGAAGACCTGCCCATTGGGCACAAGGACGACGACTACAACGGAAAGCTTATGTTCATGCTTCTTGTGGTGGTAATACTTGCCGTCCTTATATACGTCATCTGAGTCTGTTCTTCAGCTGCTTGTGCAGTGCCTGTCTTGTTATGCCCAGAATTTTTGCTGCGGCGCTGATGTTCCCTTTGACAGAATCTATTGCCGAAGCGATCAGCATCGCCTCCATCTCTCTGAGTGTGGGGAAATTCCCTGCGTATGAGAACTGCCCGTTAAAATATTCCCTCGCTGCCGTTCTCGGGTCTATGTCGTGTCTGCGCATGAAAGCGTTCAGCTCTTTGCGGGTGACGTTTTCTCCGCCTGTGATCATGGCCAGATCGTTTATGATCGCCTGAAGCTGCCGGACGTTTCCGGGAAAGCTGTAGCTCTCCAGAACCTCCTCCATTCCTTCGGGAAGCTGTTCGGTTTCGGCATATCCTGCCTCTTTCAGAGCCTTATTGTAAAACCTGAGGGCGAGAATGCCTATATCGTCCCTGCGTTCTCTGAGGGGAGGTATGCTCACACAGTGGGTGGAAAGCCTGTACAGCAGATCCTGACGGAAACTTCCCGCCTTCACCTTGTGCTTAAGGTTGACGCTGGTCGCCGCTATTATCCTGACATCCGCCAGAACGTTCCTGTCGGTTCCCAGAGGCATGTAAACCTTTTCCTGAAGCAGCCGCAGGAGTTTTATCTGTGCCGATTCGTTCAGATCGCCTATCTCATCCAGAAAAAGCGTTCCCTTCTCCGCTTCGGCCACCAGCCCCTTTCTGGCTTTGTCAGCCCCTGTGAAGGCTCCTTTGGCGTGTCCGAAGAGGGTGTCGGTGAACATAGTGTCGTCAAGTCCGGAGATGTTCACTGCAACATACGAACCGCTCCGTCCGCTTGCCTTGTGAACCGCTTCGGCGAAAAGCTCTTTGCCCACACCCGTTTCACCGGTTATGAGCACCGGAAAACTGCTTTTTGATACGGAAGCAAGATATTGAAGTATATTCTTCATCTTTTCATCACGGGTGATGATGTTTCTGAAGGCGCTGCTTTCGCTTTTCAACCCTGTGTAAAGTCCGAAATCCGTTGACTGGATCTGGTAAGCATTCAGGGCGCTGTGGTATGCGGTTTTAAATCTTGTGAAGTCTACGGGTTTCATAATAAAACTGACCGCCCCCTTGCGTATGCATCTGACCGTAATGTCCGAGTCGCTGTTCTCTGCAAGCATAACAACGGAAGCGGCCGGATATTTGTGCCGGACAACGTCAAGGATATCCTCACCGCTGTAGTACGGCATTTTTGTGTCCACCATAATGATCTTCGGTCTGAACCTGTCCAGTGACCGCATAAAATCTCTGGTGTCGTTCAGAACCGTATAGGCCGAAACACCAATGAGATTCAGATACTCCCTGTACTGGTCGGTCAGTGCTTTTTCATCATCAATTATAATTACTTGTGTGTTCATATCTGAGTATGGCGAAGATCTGTCCGGGTGATCTCCGCATCGTTCCCCTTTTATAAAAAACTATGTCCACTTTAATTTAAGCCGTTATCGTAAATCACCGGAAAACAGACCCTTTTTGAGCAGTCTGCAAATGTCCTGTTGTGTCTGCTGCCGGGAGCATGTTTCGGCAAAGCAATTATGGATACCTCAGGGCAATAATTACTTTATTATCCTCCTTTTCAAGCCCTGAGATACAGCTTTTTATGCTTTTTTACATCTAAAATTGTTTAACTTTAGATGTATAGCATGGCAACGGACAATATCCGCAGCGATAAAACGGTTTCGTGGATTCCCGCATATGAACCAAACCTTATGCCAATAACTCAGCATACATGTAATTTTTCTGTAAAAACTGATGTTGAGATTGTTCGCATAATGTCACTTTTGCGTAATATAATTATTTTATATCAGTTATATACACGCTCTAAAAACAATGTTCTAGTGTGCAAATTTTTTAGCATATAATTTCATCGGGACGATATTGGCTCTGTTTTTTCGCCTTATCACAGCAGTTTAAAATCTGCCGTTCTGTTCTTTTGTCATGAATTGCTCAAGCTGATGCATAAGTGCGCAAAACGCACAGAAATTCACTTAACTGCAATAGTTTAGTGTTTGAGGGTTTTTAGCTGGATGATTTGCCGGAAAATCGGCGGATGATACTCACTTGAGTATCGAACTTATGGCGGTGATGCAAATCATTATACTAAAAACCTTGTATATATTGTGCTCCGGAATGTTTTCAAACCATTTTCTGGTCAGTCTGCCGGAGCCGGTCTGCTGCTTGTATATTATATTACCTGCCGGGCTCTTCGTCCATATTAATTTCGATATAGACTATAATTACACTCCGGAAAAAATGTGTAAGTGTAAATTATATTTACAGACACATTAAAACCCATGACTGGCATGCCTTCTGAGTCAGATGTCAATATATCTTTACAGTACCCTTCTTCTGGAACCCCGATAACCGTATGGTGATTCTGTGTAATTTTCTGGCATTAGACTTGCCAGTAGCACAGAATGAAAAAGCGGGTCTTATTTGTCGGGGATGAGGAGATTTTCCGCATTGCCCTGAGAATAGCTCTTAAAAGGAAGAAGATAGACCTTGTTGCCGAAGCCGACAGGTCGCTTAAAAACTTAATACCTGCACTTGACGTTAATGACTTTTACGATCTTCTAATTATAGACATATCTATGCCTGAAATGTCGGGTATAGACGTACTTGAATATTTGACTCAGGAAAAAAAAGATATTCCGGTGATAGCCATCACAGACCACATGCACCACGATCTAAGATTTTTCTGCTCCGGAATCCGGAGCATAAGAATAATTCAGAAGCCTTTTGACCAGAACGAACTTATTGGCGAAGTACTGAAACTGCTCGACTAAATGCAAGACAAGGAGCCGGTTAAATGATTT of the Seleniivibrio woodruffii genome contains:
- a CDS encoding (Fe-S)-binding protein, translating into MKTVFAPGCALFILNPELGEKISAYLFRRYNIEDIHTTCCHHKPEFGEETKIVCVCSGCVKRYDTLYEGVSAITLWDLIDRDPDFIFPDYGGMKMAVLDACPTRQYSAMHETVRSLLKKMNIGPVEPERTKTNGKCCGDSFYGVLPKEQVIEKMKERADEMPAEDVAVYCVSCVKAVANGGKKPRYLPDLLFGVQSPVGECDPDEWHRQITDFISSH
- a CDS encoding response regulator — encoded protein: MKKRVLFVGDEEIFRIALRIALKRKKIDLVAEADRSLKNLIPALDVNDFYDLLIIDISMPEMSGIDVLEYLTQEKKDIPVIAITDHMHHDLRFFCSGIRSIRIIQKPFDQNELIGEVLKLLD
- a CDS encoding sigma-54-dependent transcriptional regulator, yielding MNTQVIIIDDEKALTDQYREYLNLIGVSAYTVLNDTRDFMRSLDRFRPKIIMVDTKMPYYSGEDILDVVRHKYPAASVVMLAENSDSDITVRCIRKGAVSFIMKPVDFTRFKTAYHSALNAYQIQSTDFGLYTGLKSESSAFRNIITRDEKMKNILQYLASVSKSSFPVLITGETGVGKELFAEAVHKASGRSGSYVAVNISGLDDTMFTDTLFGHAKGAFTGADKARKGLVAEAEKGTLFLDEIGDLNESAQIKLLRLLQEKVYMPLGTDRNVLADVRIIAATSVNLKHKVKAGSFRQDLLYRLSTHCVSIPPLRERRDDIGILALRFYNKALKEAGYAETEQLPEGMEEVLESYSFPGNVRQLQAIINDLAMITGGENVTRKELNAFMRRHDIDPRTAAREYFNGQFSYAGNFPTLREMEAMLIASAIDSVKGNISAAAKILGITRQALHKQLKNRLR
- a CDS encoding AraC family transcriptional regulator, translated to MNTDKLTSFAPVETGYIIDSRRPAIAYEAEVVNPVCADAHSHPRAQLIYASSGVMRVRTEDGMWVVPPMQAVWIPPYVEHQVDFPGCVLLRNLFFDPSCADNLPEKCFVLTVTPLLRELIAKFCKTSEPERHERLSAVIIDEINSADEEPLCLPAASSPSLVKIMEHLEADPACRMTVDEWAAKANTSGRNFARIFLKETGMTFGAWRLRLKIIKAIQMADSGRSVTETALDLGYQSISAFIESFRKETGYTPSRYLRSNGC
- the leuA2 gene encoding 2-isopropylmalate synthase LeuA2; the encoded protein is MTHKTPVFHDTTLRDGNQSLAKPWSLQEKLEVFGLLRELGVSRIETGFPSASQMDFDTCRTLAESADSQAVVGALTRAVQNDIKTTHESIACAANPRIHIVLALSPFTMENVLRMPPLKVRELAVSAVSYARSLLGERGEVQFTAEHFGDCMENIDFVTETFLRCCEAGADIINMPNTVERYRPKLFTDMVERVVGRLPKRVMASVHCHNDLGMATATSVESYFAGAVQIETCLNGIGERAGNANLFEIAAVLNNCGTGTGLNMKLFAKTATRIAELSDTPIHPKAPLFGKEVTMHRSGIHQDGAAKTKSMAKGAYRPMNFSEIGIEHNDRLGFTSQSGRSALVEILSASGIEISEERASEILGIFKSVSEKEGELPAERILEIYSGI